A single window of Larimichthys crocea isolate SSNF chromosome XII, L_crocea_2.0, whole genome shotgun sequence DNA harbors:
- the LOC104938934 gene encoding proline-rich protein 5-like, with product MMGSFRRPRPRFMSSPVLSDLARFHASSPALQLSNTSVWNSVQSAVIKVFQGGALQSNELYTLNESIRWLLKTEMGSFITDYFQNQLLTRGLSDVLDQVLLHSGDEQLVVLADMWDRFFTEILPTLQAIFYPVQGQELTVRQMALLAFRDLVLLKLHLEETLCGAASVPPAVTQMLLVLQVNSFYTLCTLCTVCVLCVLCVLNPDRTFLLSLPESRHLRSSGSLLGDQSQPEIMVTQHHNASDSASLAPLVEQEGEAYLEKSGGVRRHTVANAHSDVRLLSASGRLHDGTQDNNGVGGDEGGVGFLVGDGPMDPRPFFSQPDMVEPPRGGVIC from the exons ATGATGGGATCTTTCCGGCGTCCCAGGCCTCGGTTCATGAGTTCTCCGGTTCTGTCGGACCTCGCCCGGTTCCATGCCAGCTCACCTGCGCTACAGCTCTCCAACACCAGCGTGTGGAACAG CGTCCAATCAGCTGTGATCAAGGTGTTCCAAGGCGGAGCTCTGCAGTCTAACGAGCTGTACACGCTTAACGAGAGCATCAG GTGGCTCCTTAAAACTGAGATGGGCTCCTTCATCACAGACTACTTCCAG AACCAGCTGCTGACCCGAGGTCTGTCTGATGTTCTGGATCAGGTCCTCCTTCACTCAG GTGACGAGCAGCTCGTTGTCCTCGCCGACATGTGGGACAGATTCTTCACAGAGATCCTGCCAACCCTGCAGGCCATCTTCTACCCAgtccag ggtcaGGAGCTCACAGTCAGGCAGATGGCCCTGCTCGCCTTCAGAGATCTGGTTCTGTTGAAGCTCCACCTGGAGGAGACTCTGTGCGGTGCAGCCTCCGTCCCTCCAGCCGTCACACAGatgctgctggtgctgcaggtaaacagtttctatactctgtgtactctgtgtactgtctgtgtactctgtgtactctgtgtact AAACCCGGACAGAAcatttcttctgtctcttccaGAGTCTCGCCACCTGCGCTCATCGGGGTCGTTGCTTGGCGACCAGTCCCAGCCCGAGATCATGGTCACTCAGCATCACAACGCGTCGGACTCGGCGTCTCTAGCTCCGCTGGTGGAGCAGGAGGGCGAGGCGTACCTGGAGAAGTCCGGCGGTGTACGGCGCCACACAGTGGCCAACGCGCACTCCGACGTCCGGTTACTGTCTGCGTCGGGCAGGTTGCATGATGGGACGCAAGACAACAACGGTGTGGGAGGGGACGAAGGAGGCGTGGGGTTTCTGGTCGGGGACGGGCCAATGGATCCCAGGCCGTTCTTCAGCCAACCGGACATGGTGGAGCCGCCAAGGGGAGGAGTCATCTGTTGA